The Arcanobacterium pinnipediorum genome includes a region encoding these proteins:
- a CDS encoding LutC/YkgG family protein codes for MSAREVILQRIEDALALSQREPAGEPPRDYIREGQFPPGAPEVIEDLVEKLEDYTAVVVKTNEAGIADAIDNFLDDVTEVVVPSGLAQDWKEAARRKGRHVQEDSREQALGNYDLDKVDAVVTASRVAISMSGTIILDGEPDQGRRAITLVPDTHVIVLYAKDVYPTVSQAVTVLNEHPTRPITWIAGPSATSDIELVRVDGVHGPRNLRVIIVND; via the coding sequence GTGAGCGCACGTGAAGTAATATTGCAACGCATTGAAGATGCGCTTGCTTTGTCCCAAAGGGAACCAGCCGGTGAGCCACCACGTGACTATATCCGCGAAGGGCAATTCCCACCGGGCGCACCAGAAGTAATCGAAGATCTAGTCGAAAAGCTCGAAGATTACACCGCCGTCGTCGTCAAAACAAACGAAGCTGGTATCGCAGATGCAATCGATAACTTCCTTGACGATGTCACCGAAGTTGTTGTTCCAAGTGGTCTAGCCCAAGATTGGAAGGAAGCGGCGCGACGTAAGGGCCGCCATGTGCAAGAAGATTCTCGCGAACAGGCCCTGGGTAACTATGATCTAGACAAGGTCGATGCAGTTGTGACCGCATCGCGCGTTGCGATCTCGATGTCTGGAACAATTATCCTTGACGGTGAACCAGATCAAGGCCGCCGCGCCATCACCCTGGTTCCCGATACGCACGTCATCGTGCTGTATGCCAAGGATGTTTATCCAACAGTTTCTCAAGCAGTCACAGTGCTAAATGAACACCCAACTCGGCCAATCACCTGGATTGCTGGACCTTCAGCAACCTCTGATATTGAGCTGGTGCGTGTAGATGGTGTTCACGGCCCACGCAACTTGCGAGTCATTATCGTCAACGACTAA
- a CDS encoding BCCT family transporter codes for MDTDMNNGSNNYEPTESKPLDPTSSATSELAAILSVEEHINAADIQEEPIELASETDDTSISWSVVIPAMILILAVVAWGLGAPENFSQASSVAFGWVLNNLGWAFVLFTTVFVIFVIVVAASKFGAIRLGAADEQPEFSNTSWVSMMFAAGMGIGLMFYGASEPLAFYRDGVPGHNTHEVGTAMATAMFHWTLHPWAMYAIVGLAIAYSTYRIGRPQLISATFTSLIGEKHAQGLVGKMIDSLSIFATVFGTACSLGLGALQIRAGIEAAGFVENPGTGLIISIVSVLTLAFLLSAMSGVGKGIRILSNVNMILAASLAVFVFVFGPTIVQLNLLPGSMGSYASQFFEMAGRTASAADGTAGDWISSWTIFYWAWWVSWSPFVGMFIARISRGRTIREFCTGVLLVPAGLSTVWFAIFGGTAISLEQTGQSIYEDGSSQTQLFNLLHSMPGGFVMGMIAVVLLATFFITSADSASTVMGSLSQGGRTTATPWLTGLWGLVTALIGLTLLVSGGDQALNSIQAVTIVAATPFIFIVLGLMFAIVKDLRNDVIYLDQREQEKFNRQLAVERRHLREREEILRAKKRVSRMTHPTAKGAAKAAAKTGGKATAKADRK; via the coding sequence ATGGACACTGATATGAACAATGGAAGTAATAACTACGAGCCAACTGAATCTAAGCCGTTAGATCCAACGTCAAGTGCAACATCGGAACTAGCCGCCATTCTTTCGGTTGAAGAACATATTAACGCCGCAGATATCCAAGAAGAGCCTATTGAATTAGCATCAGAAACAGATGACACCTCGATTTCCTGGTCGGTTGTTATTCCAGCGATGATCCTGATTTTGGCTGTTGTTGCGTGGGGCCTAGGAGCACCGGAGAACTTCTCCCAAGCATCTAGTGTGGCCTTTGGCTGGGTCTTAAATAATTTAGGCTGGGCATTCGTCTTGTTTACAACAGTCTTTGTTATTTTCGTTATCGTCGTAGCGGCAAGTAAATTTGGCGCGATCCGACTCGGTGCTGCCGATGAACAACCCGAGTTTTCCAATACTTCATGGGTTTCGATGATGTTTGCTGCTGGAATGGGCATTGGTTTGATGTTCTATGGAGCCTCCGAACCATTAGCTTTCTATCGAGACGGCGTTCCAGGGCATAATACTCACGAAGTCGGAACCGCGATGGCAACTGCGATGTTCCATTGGACGCTTCACCCCTGGGCAATGTATGCCATTGTTGGCCTAGCGATTGCGTATTCAACTTATCGCATCGGGCGTCCGCAACTCATTTCGGCCACCTTTACTTCGTTGATCGGAGAAAAGCACGCCCAGGGTCTTGTAGGAAAAATGATTGATTCCCTCTCGATTTTTGCAACTGTATTCGGAACAGCTTGTTCACTTGGACTTGGTGCATTGCAAATTCGGGCCGGTATTGAGGCCGCTGGGTTCGTAGAAAATCCTGGAACAGGCTTGATCATTTCGATTGTTTCTGTGTTGACGTTGGCGTTCTTGCTTTCGGCAATGTCTGGTGTAGGTAAAGGCATCCGAATCTTATCTAACGTCAATATGATCCTAGCTGCGTCCTTGGCAGTGTTCGTCTTTGTTTTCGGGCCAACAATCGTCCAGCTCAATCTTCTTCCCGGATCGATGGGCTCTTATGCGTCGCAGTTCTTTGAGATGGCAGGCCGTACTGCATCGGCTGCTGATGGTACTGCGGGAGACTGGATCTCATCATGGACCATCTTCTATTGGGCATGGTGGGTTTCATGGTCCCCATTCGTAGGCATGTTTATTGCTCGTATTTCGCGCGGCCGCACGATTCGTGAATTCTGTACTGGAGTGTTGCTGGTACCAGCAGGTCTTTCTACCGTATGGTTCGCTATCTTTGGTGGCACCGCGATTAGTTTGGAACAAACCGGACAATCTATTTATGAAGATGGATCTTCTCAAACCCAGCTCTTTAACTTACTCCATTCGATGCCAGGCGGTTTCGTGATGGGTATGATTGCCGTTGTTTTGCTGGCAACCTTCTTCATTACCTCCGCAGATTCAGCCTCTACCGTTATGGGTTCACTATCCCAAGGCGGGCGTACCACAGCAACCCCGTGGCTGACGGGTTTGTGGGGACTAGTCACGGCATTAATCGGTTTGACTCTGCTCGTTTCTGGTGGCGATCAAGCGCTGAATTCGATCCAAGCAGTGACCATTGTGGCCGCAACGCCATTCATTTTCATCGTGCTTGGCTTGATGTTTGCCATCGTCAAAGATCTACGAAACGACGTGATCTACCTAGATCAGCGCGAACAAGAAAAGTTCAACCGTCAATTGGCTGTAGAACGCCGGCACTTGCGTGAACGTGAGGAAATCCTACGAGCTAAGAAACGAGTTTCGCGCATGACCCATCCAACCGCTAAAGGTGCGGCTAAGGCGGCAGCTAAAACAGGCGGAAAAGCCACGGCGAAAGCTGATCGTAAATAG